The proteins below come from a single Candidatus Nezhaarchaeota archaeon genomic window:
- a CDS encoding branched-chain amino acid ABC transporter permease gives MLLLLNVLIYGLINSVILALMTLGFSVTFGVSRVANFAYGGFYLFGGYTTWLLLNHLRLPYPVAILLSIIMTGLLGALLYWAVLLRVRGMVLSEVIATFAIGVAILEFFRWAGFVTYEFNLPFFIKGGVEIGGVVVDYHRLIIVGIGLALFLFLWFFTHHTRIGLSFRAIAQEERTALTFGISSDWTAMLSVAFGSALATVAAIAVLPLGIISINVGYEVLLIVLAVSVLGGLESIWGAVAAGFILGYAQTITATLFAPEWMAVVYLAAILIVLIVRPSGILGKFKELEERV, from the coding sequence ATGTTACTATTGCTCAACGTGCTAATATATGGTCTAATAAATAGCGTTATCTTGGCCCTAATGACCTTAGGTTTTAGTGTTACCTTCGGTGTAAGTAGAGTAGCTAACTTCGCTTATGGAGGCTTTTACCTATTTGGTGGTTACACCACTTGGTTACTGCTCAATCACCTAAGACTTCCATACCCCGTGGCTATTTTACTATCAATAATTATGACGGGTCTCCTTGGTGCCCTCCTGTACTGGGCAGTGTTGCTAAGGGTCAGGGGGATGGTCTTGTCAGAAGTCATCGCTACTTTCGCCATCGGAGTTGCAATACTGGAATTCTTCCGCTGGGCTGGGTTTGTTACCTACGAGTTTAACCTGCCCTTCTTCATAAAGGGCGGCGTTGAGATAGGCGGGGTGGTTGTAGACTATCATCGCCTCATTATCGTCGGCATTGGGCTGGCCCTCTTCCTCTTCTTGTGGTTCTTTACGCATCACACCAGGATCGGCCTATCCTTCAGGGCGATAGCTCAAGAGGAGCGCACTGCTTTAACCTTTGGGATAAGCTCCGACTGGACGGCGATGCTAAGCGTTGCCTTTGGATCAGCGCTAGCTACAGTGGCTGCTATTGCGGTCTTGCCATTGGGAATTATCTCAATAAATGTCGGCTACGAAGTTTTGCTCATAGTCTTAGCTGTGTCGGTCTTAGGGGGCCTAGAAAGTATTTGGGGTGCTGTAGCAGCGGGCTTCATCCTTGGATACGCCCAGACCATTACAGCTACTTTATTCGCTCCTGAATGGATGGCAGTGGTGTACCTTGCAGCAATACTAATAGTTCTGATTGTGAGACCATCCGGAATTTTGGGTAAGTTTAAAGAATTGGAGGAGAGGGTATAG